In the genome of Primulina tabacum isolate GXHZ01 chromosome 13, ASM2559414v2, whole genome shotgun sequence, the window AAAACATCTTCGcttttgatgaagtaattgttaaagaaagacttcgcaatatatgacttaatacactaatataattaaattcataaattatccatctaaaaatgatccacgaatccacaattacatattcatcaatccacaaataacccaaaaatgtatcaacaaaaccaaaagtatatccaaaaatccacaatgacaaacaaaatatttatcccaACATACACCATCCATTTAAGCACCTACATAGGAGTAAACAAATTCAATCCATTCACTTCTAACCTTGTCATATTGACATTGGGTGTAATATTGGTTCTTGATGCATCctgcaaactgaaatttgaaaaagaaaatacattAGATTCttctatttcaaataaaaattgacaGATATAAAAGACAAAACCAGATCACCTTAAACTCCAACAAAATCTGAAGCAACCCAACTTCTTGTTTCAAGAagcaaaatcaacttaaaagtaAGAACATATAGAATTTGTGACACTTGGAAATGATACAGGAATCTTGAAAAAAAGACAACTACTTACAATCCAGAATCATACTCCCGTATATGATTTCCGGGCTTCAAATTTCTTGATAAAACCAACAACCCaccaaataaaacaaatgaaagAAAGTATTTTAACCAAAACATATATCAGCAATAAACAGAATAAACACAAAAGCTTAAGATTACAACACAGAAGATATGAAAATCAGGAACAAAATTTCCTTTTTTATcactaatataaaatatatcacaatGACAACAATTCATCTCAAGCAATTAACTCAACAATAAACAGCAAAATTTGATCTCCAACCAAGGATCATTTTTTCACAAGATTGACTCAATATCAACCATGCCGTAGAGGTAGACAGATGTGGCAAAGATATCCGCAATCCTCTACATGTACAAGTGGCAAATAGGGAAGGCACACAAACAAACATACACAGTTGCATAATACATTGTTAACACTTCAAAAAAATTAAGGGGTTAAACAAATTTAACAAGTTAAAACTTCACATGAGGAAACTAACACAAGCTATGATACATCACTAAGATTAAACAGGTAAATTAATATCATGTTAATAACTTGTCAACTTCATATGAGGAAACTAACACAAGCtatgattttcagaaaaccAGAAGTAGCAGCTCTATCAGATATTCAAACCACATAATAGCATTATAAACCGAAAGGAAAACCAACCTGAATGCGAGCGCCAGTCCTTGCTTGCATGTTCTTAATGGTTTCACCTCCTTTGCCAATAACAAGACCCACCTAAAAATTTCCATTGACCCTAAttaaatgagtaaaaataacataaaaacaaGCATCATCGTTACCTTGTTGTTGGGGAACCATAAACACGTATAAACACCTAAATAGTTGTATGCTCCAGAAACCTGTTCATCTTCTAAAAATGGAATTGTCCTCCACACAGTCAACTTTACATGAGTGTTTCTTTGTCCTACAAGAAATTACTTTCATCAATTAGCTACCTTAAATTTTTTATAGTCTCTCACATTTGAGCCGTACCTTCAGTCGCACACAGTGCAGACCGCTGCATAATGAGAACCCGTCAACTCCAAGAGCAAAAATTGCCAATGACTTGTAAGGTTGGAGGGGTCATCAAAGGAGTCCACAGCTATTTCAGAAGCCTGAGAGGGATTGTGAGATGTTGTAAACAAATTAATGAAAGgtaaataaatagataaaagCACCAAGTATCAGTGAAATATCACCAACCGGAGAATGGAAATTTCACATAAATTTTCAGGTTTGATTTTGGAAGGACCAGAAACATATACTTAGTTACTTACTTAGATGACATGAAGCTCAATCTAATGGTCAGTAAGACCTAGAGTGTCCACAGCTTGATAAACTCCTGGCGCTGGGCTTTCGGGTCAGTGATAACAGCTAAAAATCGAACTTCATGTTCAGAGAAATATCGTTTAGCAAAAGACAAAATACTATGTTTGATACTCCGGTGCTTTTCTTCCACATCAATACCAATCtatacatgaaaataaaataacaaaagcGTTTCAGCTGACTTAGCAGTAGTGATGAATACTAAAATTAAGTGTGTGGATCTCGACAACAAGAATGATATAAACATATAATGACCTACTTGAGAATTGATGGTCACTACACAAGCTACCAAAGAAGACGTGTGCGAGATATTGAAACGCAGCGGAGGTGGTTGACAGCCATCGCTAGAACCCAATCTACCTGCCAATATATAGATAGCCCAAGTGGTTGCAGGGAAAGCTATACAGCATGATGATACTAGAAAAGTGAggataataatatcatataaaataaacaGTCCAACCTCAGGTTTTCCACAAGTGTTTGTTCGGAATTTCAGTGATTGGGGACTAACTTGTGAATCtgatctacaaaaaaaaaaaacaatccaATCAGGAACTCCGTGTTTATATcaaataaaagaagaaaaagttTCTTCCATGAAAATAAGGTCTTATCAACACCAGGACCGATGGCCGGACCCAGGATTAGGGGAGAGGGAGAGAAACTCTTCCATCAAAAAACCACATCTCGcattaaaaaacaaaagaaatacTGGAACATTGAGATCGAAACAAGAGTTCCAACAATGGGATGAAAAATTGAAACATACATCTGGCTATAGTTGTCCGAACCAAGGCGCGGGATAGCAGAGCACTCTTCATCAGCTCATCTCCTCTCATTCTCAATACAGTCTACTTCTCACAAGGAGATAGAATACCCCAATACTGACTCAACAATGAATCGCTCCTCACTTGACAAGGTTTAACATACCACAAATGAGTCTCCCTAATCATGCAAGCAACCGGCAAACAAAGTGAACAtgatttttcaaaaagaaaaatatgaaaacgaAATAAACAGGGAATTACATCAGAGAAGGGAGTTGACTTGGAGGGGAAGAGCGAAAGAACTTTCGTTCGAAGCAATGTAAATTCATTCCGGGAATCCCTCTTCCCGGCTGACGAATAGTGCACATCATCCGCCATTTGAGTAGACACGGAGGAGCAAAAACCCTAGACGACGAATGGAGAGGAATAGATAGTGATTAGTGTGTGTGgacatatttttaattaaacttaTCGGTTCAACTCTTTACTTCAGTATGaacttattttccttattttttacttcatcaacattgatatgccgaagtaaaatataataaaaaaatacagtgaagcccgtgtttttaaacatccgaagtaaaatatattattttacttcgcTTGTGTTATTACTGAAGTTATTGGTAATGTATTACTTCGTAATTTATTATTGCCGAAGTAATGTCTGCCGAAgtaaaattcaatttttctactagtgtttatctgtttattccaagatcgatatgagatctggatatcatcagttgagagtcagagattatgatatatcgaaaacagctttcagaaccaggtatggccattatgagtttatagtcatgccgtttggtttaacgaatgctccagctgtatttatgggtttgatgaaccgtatatttcagaaatatcttgatgactttgtgattatctttattgatgatattctgatttattccaagaatatgattgatcatgctgggCCTCTTAGAACTGTATTGAagattctgagaactgagaaattgtatgcaaagctgtctaaatgtgaattttggctgaaacaagttgtatttttgggacatattatatctggaaatggtatttctgttgatcctagcaaagttgagttTGTTATCacttggcctagaccgacatcaatgccagagatacgcagttttatgggtttagcaggctactatcgtcgattcataAAAGAAttttccagtattgctaagccgattactcagttgactcagaaaaatgcaCCTTTTATTTAGTCAGAAGTGTGTGAATCAagttttctggaattgaagaagagattaaccagtgctcctGAGATTAACCGAAGATTTTGCAAAAATTGATGTTCCCCTGACACAGCTAACTCGCAAAGACAACCCTTTCTTGTGGAATGATGAGTGTGAGAAAAGTTTTTGCAAATTAAAAGAAATTCTTACTAGTGCACCTATATTAACTTTACCAGAAGAGACAGAAGGATTTGTGGTTTACGCAAATGCCTCAAAAGAAGGCTTTGGATGTGTATTGATGCGAAACGATAAATTTATTGCATATGCATCtagaaaattaaagaatcaCGAGTTAAATTATCCCACTCATGATCTGGAATTAGGAGCAATAGTGTTTGCGTTAGCAaaatggagacactacttgtatggttccacttttgatatttatacaaaacacaaaagcttgaagtatttatttactcaaaaagagctgaacatgaggcaaagaagatgGATTGAATTTTTGGAAGATTACGATTGTTCCATTCTTTATCAATTAGGTATAGCTAATGCAGTGGCTGATGCTTTACGTAGAAAGATTAGCATGGCTTGTTtggaaatgaaaaaaataagagaATGGGTACACATCCATTTACGTGAGCACTTGGCCGAATTGAGAATCGAACCTGAATTTCATACCAGAATTAAGCAAAATCAAGAATTGGACCAAGAAGCTTCAAAACTCCGTACTGATACAAATTTTGTCACCAATTCACAAGGAATATTATTCTATCATGACCGTATTTGTGTGCCTAGCTCAATGAAAaaggaaataatggaaaaatCACATCAGTCTCGGATCTGCATTTATCCAGGAGGATCTAagatgtaccaagagattaaaaAACACTTCTGGTGGAAAGGAATGAAACGAGATATTGCAGATTTCATTTCACAATGCCTAACTTGCCAAATGATAAAggctgaacatcaaagaccagcaggtctTTTGCAACCACTTCCTataccagaatggaaatgggatcaaataactatggactttgtgactggATTACCCCAGCGCCCAGGAGGTTTTAATAGCAtatgggttattattgatcgctTAATCAAGTCAGCACATCTCATACCCATAAGTCACAAATATGGGGTGGAAAAACTGGTTGAACTCTATCAGAAGGAAATTATACGGTTACATGATATCCCCACTACCATAGTATTTGATAGAGATCCGAAGTTTACATCAAGATTATGGAAAAAACTTCAGGAATGCCTTGGTACCAAATTAAATTTTAGCGCAACAGCACATCCGCAAATTGATGGTCACTCTGAACGAACCATTCAAATATTGGAAGACATGCTTCgcgcatgtgtgctagattttggGGCAAACTGGGGAAAGCACTTGCCTCTAGTTGAATTTTCAtacaacaatagttatcaatcttcaataaaaatggcaccatatgaagcattatatggaagAAGATGTCGCTCTCCTCTTAACTGGGATATGGATGAATGAAGAGGCACAAAGAATGGACAAGAACGAGCAATAAGGCCTAACATTATACAAGAAGCTATCGACAAAATACAACTTATCAGGCAACAAATACAAACAGCtcaaagtcgacagaagagttatgcagataagaggcggaaagatttgaaatttgaagtcGGAGATTACGTATTACTAAAATTATTACCAAGAAAAGGAATCAAGCGTACTggaaagaagggaaagttgaatCCTCGATTTGTTGGACCCTTTGAAGTGATAGAACGAATAGGCACTGTGGCTTATCGTCTATCTCTACCTAAAAATATCTCTGGTATACATAACGTATTCCACGTATCACAATTAATGAAATGCAAAGTAGACTCATCCCAATTGATTGACCACCAACAGATAGATATGGAAGAAAATCTAATATATGAAGAACAACCTGTTAAAATTTTGGACCAAAGAATAAAGGAACTTCGTGGTCGACCAATTCAGCTGATAAAAGTCTTATGAAAAAACCACAATATTGAAGAATCAACTGGAGACAGAGAAAGATATGAGATGTCAATATCCTCATTTATTCCAATAACTCTTAACTATggggactaaattttttaaaaaaggaggGGATATTGTGACAAACACAAAGgtgtataaatatattttaaagcttATTAGTataactaaattttattattttcattttagaatttttaccaCATTACTGTTtggtacaaattttatttgtccaaagtatctagaaatacattaaaatacatcacaatacacttaaaaaaaattcatcaagTACTATGAGGTTCTCATTCCAAGATCAAAtacacaaaatataataaaatattataattaagctcaacgtatatgttaagtaattaagtacaatgtaatataatttataattagaTTCAATGTAAATAATCAGTAAGtacaataatttttcatttaataaataatacaatatGGATAAACATGGAATCCACGGCTATATATATCTTTTCTCATCCTCAAATTCACAATCAAGAGAGAGAGAAGAAATACACGGAAGCGAGAAGAAGAAAGGAAGGgggaaaagagaaaaaaatagaagaaaaatatataacatTTTCCGAAAAATTCCAATAAATCATCAACTATTCAACTCATGTCTGAAAGCCATGTAGCACTGGAGGTGATATAAAAGGATCAATCAAGAACAAGAAAAGCAAACCAATATATTCCGAAAAATGGCAACGGAATCCCGTTTCAAGCTAGGTACTTTTCGCTCATCTT includes:
- the LOC142523437 gene encoding uncharacterized protein LOC142523437 — protein: MQRSALCATEGQRNTHVKLTVWRTIPFLEDEQVSGAYNYLGVYTCLWFPNNKVGLVIGKGGETIKNMQARTGARIQFAGCIKNQYYTQCQYDKVRSEWIEFVYSYVGA